The Miscanthus floridulus cultivar M001 chromosome 6, ASM1932011v1, whole genome shotgun sequence genomic interval caaccccgggcgcagccacggcccgggagtatacctttactcccggttggatccaccaaccgggagtaaaagtatacctttagtcccggttggtggctccaaccgggactaaaggtccctgccacctctgtctggcgcagtagccgttaggcagggacctttagtcccggttggatccaccaaccgggactaaaggtatttctagtcccgggggcaaaaaattccgggactaaagcccattttagccgaggatcaaaggtctgttctctactagtgccagACATGAAAACAAAGACTCAAAAGAGTCGACGGACTCTTCTATTCTAATCTTCCACCTCCAAGTCCAAGGCGACCGAGTGCTCCATGAACAATGAGCGCATGCCTTGACCTCTCCAACCGTTTGTCTTGGTAACCGTAATCCGCTTTCCACTTTTCACTCCAGTCAATCAGTATGCATGGGCGACCAAGTCACAAGGACACAAATGTAAATAATCGGCCGGATAATAACAAATAATATATTTATAAAAATCTGCATAGTAAACAACCAAATTAGCTGGTTTGCCCGAGTGGTTAAGGGGGAAGACTTAAGATCTTCTGCAGTCCATCTGCGCGTGGGTTCGAACCCCACAGCCAgcactattttttcttttttctttttgattTCTTAACCTTTCTATTTCAAGGACCGACTCTCATTTTTGCTTCTCCTTTTCCCCCAAATCTCTCTCTATGCACCAACTTCTCAAATATTTCTATTTTTGCTTCTCCTTTTCCCCCCAAAATCTCTCTATGCACCAACTTCTCAAAATTTTGTTTTTAATTAAAAGGACATTGTTCATGCAACAGCTTCAGCGTTCAGCACAtaatttttgttttcctttttaccTCACTTACTTTTTTATGGAAGGGCAGAGCTTTGTTTGACAACAACATGGGCCATGGTCCCTGCTACTTTGTAATAAGCACTAAATGTGGAACTGTTCCCTATAGTTACACCTCAAAAATCACCATCTAATTTCTGTATGTATGATTTATTGATTGGTCCATGGTAGGTTCGGTGCCAATCTCTGCCACTGTCTGTATGCAACAACTTTTGCTCCTTAAAAAAATGTCTCCATGCACCATCATTTTTGTTTCGGTTTTTTTCTCAATGCACCCACTTCTCAAAATTTTATTTTGTAAATGTTTTTTGTCCGTATATATAGTTTTATTAATTAAAGGAGCGTTGTGGATGCAACAACTTTAGGGGATAATTTTTTTCCTCCGTTATTTTCGATCCAGCACCTTcttctttatcttttttttttcttttttccaaaaTGTTTGCCTATACACCAAGTTCTCATCTTTCGTAGTATTATTAATAAGCGGGCAATCCTTTTCTCATTAAAAAAGGGACAGGACAATCTTTACTTTTTAATGGAGTGGACAATCTATTGGATCACATATAGTGAGTGATATAAGAACACATGTAGTGCCATAATGTTGTTTAAATAGCAAGGGTGGGCGAAAACCAATTTATTAACTAAAAACTCGGTTAACCAAAATTTCCATGATCTATTCAGTGAAGATTTGGCACTACTCAATGATCGGTGGTCTATTGTAGGCGGCGTTAGCTAAATTTCTTTGTGACTACAATATTACTAAAATAATGTCCATTTGCATATTTAAATGTACCTGTATGAGGCTTTACTTGCTGGAAGCATTCTTTGTTACTTTTCCTTTTCGTTTATTGCTTGTTGCATTTTTGATCGAGTGGTTTCCTATGCAAATGAGTTGTTACATTTTCTCCTAGAAAAATGTGTTACAACCGACCGATTTTAGTCAGCTTCGAGTTTTTTAGCAGCAATTTCGATCAATATTTTGCCAAAATCAAAATTATTTATAACCAATTTAACCAAACTGGTTTTCTGATTTCACCGGTGAAATTAACCGGATGCCCACGCCTGCTAAATAGGTACCTGATGGCTATCACTTCCACGTACGTTCATTGACATCGTTTATCAGTACAGTGAACAGGCAGCACAAGATTGCAGGTTCAAAACAAGTCAAGCTGGCAGTCTATTATATCATAGATTGTAGCACCACACCTCAGACAAAAAGGATCCTACTAGAGTGAAAAGGGGGAGAATGTCACTTGCAAATTGTCAGCAAAATACATAAAACGGTACCCCACAGCAACATTGATGACCACTATATGATGGATAGAGtgatccatcatcattggctCATCACGAAACGGCATTCATCTTCCCTGGTAGTTTTAGACCGGAACAGAGCCTAGTCCACGCAGCAGCAACCAACCGGAGATTAAGTCGATCTGTCCGGTGCATCCCCATCGCGACCATCTGGTGAGTCCTCTCTGTCCTGGTTCTCCTTCCACTTAGCCCAGGCCCATCTCAACACAATGAACGCCCCAAGTGCATACACCTATAGCAATATAGTAGGAAGTGTCATATTTCCACAAGCCCACATTATATCATATAGTACAAGAACAGTTGGAAATAAAACAAAATACAAGCAACTATTTGGCATGAAACAACCGCAGGAAACAAGAGTAAACTTTCTCTTAAGGGGCAGCATACTATATCTCAATCATCTGTATCAGGTGCAGAATAACAATAGGCTGATAACAACAATATGATATGACCAGCATCTAAAAAGTTTAGATCTTGTCATAGTGTGATAGCATTTGTAGAACATAGCAAATGAGAGGACCTTGAAGATATGTAACCGACCCCATGGCCTCCAAGTGGTTACTTGTTACAGACCCTGCCAAAAGTAACAATGGAAGCGCGCTACAAGTAGTTCTGAGTCTAGATGATGCACATTTCTAATTTGACAGTGGGCAACTATATAATGTTTTCAGAGTAATATACACTGCAAACACAACTCACAACAGTCGAGTGTCAGTTATAATCCCGATGCACAGTTTTATCCGAGTTGAAAGACCTACACGGCAGCATATTGTGTAGGTGTTAACTTGCAGCTCAATCAGTCAGCAAATTCATCCGGACAGTCTATTGCATACTAACATGCTTTCTGGGAAATATGATTCTGAAACAAACTAATTTATGTGCTGAGGAATGAGGAGAAGGCTAATCCACGAGTACAACAACAGATAATACAACAAATTGTAACTACAATCGCGAGcaaatatggccatattgtgGACAGGGGTACTGCGCCCAATTTCATCTCAGACTGGTTGCAGCGTGGCTGGAACAAGAAGAATGCCACTGCAATAGTAACATCTACAAACAGTGATTCACTCAGTGGCAATCATAATCATGGGGCGAATGTTTCGAGTGGGAAATCTCCAATTGTATCATCAAGCAATATGTGCTGCGACTAGCAGGAAAATGACTACTCAGATGACATCCTGAGAAACTAGGAAATCGGGCCATCgcatcgctatcgctatcgcaAATTCGGAACAAAGGGGTTTTGCGGTGGTTTAACCTAATCTAGTCGACGGGGCAACTTGGAATGGCGGCGTACCTGCCAGAGGTTGCGCGGGGCCATCTCCTCCTCggtggcgggcggcggcgggacgccctcctcctcctcgagcTTTATCGATGGCGGCTGCCGTGCCTTGTGGCTCTCCGCATCGGGAAAGAAACGCACAGTCGACGGCGGCCCGCGGCGGGCCTCCGCGTCGGCAGCGCCGGCCCCATCCACCGAGTTCTTGGCCTGGTCCGGCGCACTCCCGGCGTTGCCCATGgcgtccgccgcctcctcgcaATCCCCCGTTTGTTGTATTCTATCTCTCAACTCTCAAGAGCGGCGGCCCCAACACTCTCGAGTCTTGTCCCGGTTCAGGGCCCGAGGAATTTCACATAGGAATTTCACATGAATCGTTCAATTTTAcagaaaaaatatagaaatagaaaaaaaattccGCATTCGACCCTCAAGATTGCCAGCAAAGCAAGGCAGCgtctttttctcttttcttttcttttttcctttgttACTACAGTACTTAtcattctttttcacaaaaattgtttTATTCattctttaaaaaaaatatttggaaCACTTTTATAATCCGATATATCCTATGAATTATCGTCAAATATACCCCTCTTAGCTCATGTGGCATCATGTAAGACGACGGTTGATGTGGCACTATGTCAGCAAAAGCTGTCATTAAAAAACAACCCAGAATACAAAAACAAATGACAAATGGTATAAAAGTTAAAGGGGTAAAAAAACAATTTTATAAATGAGGGGAAATTGGATGACCACAAAAGTTGAGGATGTCAAAAAggactttttttttctttaagaAAAACAGTTTAGCAAAACTACTCTTGGATTGTGGATTCAGCCCAAAAGTTGTTCAAGAGCTCCGGCAAACAGGCCCAAAGTAAGGTGAACATCATTCTTCAGTCTACATGTATAACTGACAGACATAAGGCATTGGCAGCATCAATGACACGTCGTGAATGGCAGAATATGAACCAACAAAACTGAGCAATcatctagtagtagtatactCAACGGACAATAACAGCTCTCGCCAATGAAATGATTCCAAAGAATGACTTCACACAGCAGGGGGAGCAACCAACACAAGTACAACGGATGGCCCAACCCACACATATCACATACGGATAGCATAGCATCCCTTGATAGCAGCATGATGAAATCTAACATGGACATCTAGGGCCTCAAAACGATTACTAGCGTATATGTATTCTGACTTCCGAAACATAATAACAGCTGAGACTAGGGCTCTAACGAGAGCCGTCCCAGCCACCACCACCTTGAGGCCCGGGGGCATGTCATCTAACTCGTTGCTGAAGCCTGCGACATTTGCCTCTTCACAGCTTCTTTGTATGTCTTGTGCTGATATGTCAATGTTGTCTCCAGCAGATCCTTGAGAGGCGTCTTTGGGTTCCAACCTACAGTTAGTCGACATTTGACCATTAGCAACAAGTAATGGAAAACAAGCATACCCAGAGACCACCGCATCAAATTGACACCAGCAATACCTAGCTGCTTGTTGATTATAGTCATGTCGGGAATTCTCTTATCACTGTCATCATATCCTTCACCATAGAACTGGCTCGAACTCACATCAATCATGGGCTCATCCAGTGGTGCCTCTCCTGAGACGTTTGCATAGACCTACACGCACAAGACAACAGATGGCTTCAAACAGAAATGAGTAGCACCAACTATTACTTGCCGGCATCATAAATTTAATGGCATACCTCTGTCATCATTTGGGCCAACTCCCTAACGGTAACCTCATTGTCAGGATTCCCGACATTGAAGATGTGACCATTGGCTCGAGCAGGATTTTCCTTTTCATAGTTGGCAGCAGAAAAACAAGAGTTCAGTCTCAGTGAATTAGGGAATATAAGAACAAGGAGCCAGAGATAATAAAGGCAGTAACATACAATCATCAGCACAACAGCTTCGATGGCATCCTTAATGTAAACAAAGGTTCTCTGAGACTGGCCCCCATCAACAAGCTTCAAGGGCTCTCGGCGGAGCAAATTCTGCAAAACCATTGTATACCATGCATCTTCTGAGAAGACTGAATATGATGCAAAATTAAGGCAGCCATCCTTAGAAAGAAACAAGTGCACATACGTTACTGAAGCAAGCCAAAACCCGGGGTACACCCTCACTAGGACCATCGACACCAGGAATGAAGTCCATCCTTGGCCCAATCCAATTAAAAGGTCTCACGATTGTGAATTCAAGGCCATTTTCTGCTCCTTCAGCTGGCAGATACCCAAATCAAAATGACAGTAAGTGTTAGAACGagaagaagaccatcagctgTATAAGACAATTTACTTTACTGACCAAATATAAGCCTCTCAATAAGTTGCTTTGCGCATGCATAGGACCATCGTTGTTTCACGATTGGACCAAAAATACAGGGTGACTCATCTTCTTTCAGAACATAAAATTCAGGTTCCTGTTTGAAAGATAAGAGGAGACACAAACGTCAGCAATGGATAAGTGTCACCATAGAATTATGCATGACTACAAATGTCAGTATCTTATCCTGCTTTAAAGCACCGCAAATGAGTTACAACATAAGTTTCTTCTAGAGCATACCGCATGAAGCTGTGGAAAGATTCAGAATTCATCCCTTTATCCAACATTGTCAATGTATTACAGTTCCAGTAATAATCACATGGCGAACAGATGAATACAATTGTTTTTTGAAAAAGCAGATGAACACCATAGAGTCCCAGCTAAATCATTCCCATAGAACTAAGCATGAGTGCAGTACAAATGAAGAGAGTGGACCCTTTACTGGGAAAATAATCGGAATCAAAATGAAGCTGCAAGCTAAACAAACCCTGACCCTTGAGGGGCGCCAATAGTTGACAACCTATAAATGATGCAGCATCAACAGAACTAAAGAAGTAGCTTATTGTTTAGAAAAATGCTATtggagaagatggtatgttttttTTCCTACTATTACTTACAAGGGAACATGCAGTAACATACCAACAGGCGTAAGCATGGCAGCTAGAAGTTTTGAACAATACAGATATCTGAAAGGCGCGGAAAGGAAAATAAATAGTACTGGACGATCTACAGAAATGGAGGGAAGAGCAACACAAGGAAGACCTGAACTAGAATATGCAATCAAACCACAGTGTTCGTCAAAGAGTCAACCACACCCTACAATAATCAATTAATCATGACAAGAGTTGAGCATGACAAGAGCATGCCAACAACCAAAGGAGGCTCAACTAGAAAATCCCTCCCCAACTAACACCAAATCTATCCCAATCTTGAGACAAGGACCGTACTACAAGGACAGGAACAGTTATTATAGTTAAACAGCACAATTTAGCAACCTGCACCATATCTGCAATCCTTTTTGTTTATTGAATGACTGATGAAAGTCAAAATTAAAAACAAAGGAATACATAACTTGAAGAGTCGAACCGTCTGACAAGCGTGGGCAGAACGAGACTTAGGAAGGGGTGGAGAAATATTCACGTCACCTTGCGCAGCGGGTGGTCTTTGGGGAGGAAGCTGCCGATGGTCTTGCCGTAGACCTCGCACGTGGAGAAGTGGATGAGACGCTTGCTGTTCTCGGAGCAGTACTTGACCTGCAAAGAAAGGAAGATATCGGTCATCAGGAATGTCACTGAGACACACCCTTGTTTCTTTCAGTGGTAGTAGGAAAtgcgaagaaaaaaaaagaaaagaagatcaAGGGCCGACCACTGGGAGTGCGTCGATGAAGTTGCTGTAGATGGTGTCGAGAGGGCGCGTGTTGTAGTCCGCCGGCGTGCAGATGGCCGCCAGGTTGATGGTCTTCAGATCCACCCAAGCAGCAGCAGGAGGAAGAGATGAGAAGGAAAGGAATTCGTGGGTGGGAGCAGAATTTTGTGTGTAAGAAATGCATATATTATACTAGTGTAACTGATGAGATGAGAGGGGTAGAGATGAGATGAAATCAGGGGAGGGTCCTGAAATCTGGCGGCAGCAGGCGGGCGGGCGCAGGCTCACCAGATCGGCCATCTTGATGAGGCCCTCGAGCCTGGAGTCGTTCTTGATGTTGAGGCGGTGGAAGGATATGCGGCCGGCGAGGTGCGGCGGGGCGGGGTCGACGAGGTGGCGGATCTTGTCGCAGTAGACGTCGACGGCGAGGACGACGTGGCGCGTCTCGGCCATGAGCTTCTCGCAGAGGTGGGAGCCGATGAAGCCGCCGGCGCCAATCATGCAGATGGTGAGAGGCGCTATGGGGTTGCCGTCCAGATCCAGTCGCGCGGTGGCCGCCGCCGGAGagggagacgacgacgacgacatatCCTCCTTCCCCTGGTCCGGTGGCGCGGCGGGGCGGGGTGGCGGTGGTGGGGATCGGGGAATGCGCGCGTCTGGCTCCCCGGCGCGGGGTTCGGGGAATGGGGGCTCGTCGGGTCGGGCCGGGTTACGAGGCGATGTCGGTGGCGGTGACGGTGGCGGTGgccttctctctcctctctctcctcttcgtCTATTTATGGAGAGGAGCCGGAGCAGTGGGGGTGGGCCCGGAGATGGAAACGAGAGAGGAATAGGAGGATGACTATTGTAGCTAGCTCTACCTTACAGGCATCTCCAATCAATCGAGGGGCGTCGCCTCCTTCTCACCCTGACGCTGGGCCCATCGCTCAGATccatttttctttctatttttttaCTGTTTCGTTATTACTCTATCATTTTACCAGGTTTTaagtttttttaatatatatctatacctaatatttaAAGAGATAAAATTTTTCTCCACCTATTCTTTTTATTCGGCCATCACATAACTAACTTTGTGAATATAGAAAACCGCTTATAGCCATTCTCTttatatattatattaaaaaggtaaaatttctctccacctatGTTTTGTCCGGCTATCCCATAACTAACTTTGTGAATATCGAAAACCGTCTATAGCCCTTCTCTTTATATAACTAGGAATCCTAATACAATTAGATCTCTCTAATTTCAGGTGAATAGGAATCTTAATCTaaataggaaaaatataataatatggatAGCTAGGAATCTTAATTCAATTAGATCTCtccaaatccgagcaagcggaaTAGAAATCTTAATCCAAATACAAAAATGTAAAAATAGAAATCTAATAAAGAGGAAAGAAGGATAGAATTTCTTTGTTTCGCttcttttctgtttttttttaccttttttcTAGTTTGTACGTTTTTTACTTAATCCGAGTACGTGTTGTTTTATGTTCTGACTTGGACGTTTTTCACTTGGCTCCGAACGTGTTCTGATTTCTTTCCGTGGCTATTTTCGAGAATACATTTCAATTTTAGTCATGACTGTTTTATGCTTGGCTTCAAGTAGCTTAGATTTTTTTTCTCGGGTTTGTTTTTGACGCTAGCTCGACTTTTCTAATATTGTTTTCCATGGTTTTCTCCACCTGGTTTTTCATGttataataaatataataagaggtcgaataaaaaaataaataagagACCACAACTATTTTAATCTTTGACTCTTAAGAAACAAAGATTTTTACCACTAAGTTAATTTAATTTTTGACTCGAAGTCATGACCTGTGCTACAACTCACTCTCGTCCAactatgatatcttatttcaataCATATTGGATCTCGTTGCAACGCATGAGCACGTTTGctaatctatacctaataataaagaggcaaattttCAACCATGTCAATCTCTCTTTACCTACCGCACAATGAAAAGTTTCttccgtgtatatatatatatatatatatatatatatatatatatatatatatatatataatccataCTTATACGAATTAGAATAACTCATGTCTAGATCGATATGGAGTCCGATTCAAAAATTACGAGTTCCGTACAAACGGCCTAGGATTCATCTCATCCTAATATAGGTTCGTTTAGGTTTTTTCCGTCCTCCCTAGGCTTCATACGTTTGTtcgtttttgtttttttctcGTCGTCCTCGTCTCCACGGATGACCGTGttcgtttttcttttcttttttccttttttgttctttttattCTATTTATTTTTCTCTGTCCATATGCAAGGTTTTTTTTAACTTTTTTCGTCGTACATGTTTCTACAGAGGTTCGTTTTCTTTGTCTTTTTCGTTCCCTTTTTGCTCCATCCGTTCGCACCGttgttttttcctttttgttttttatGTGTTTATTTCCCGCAAATATCAAAACTAACAAGAAAATAAAAAGTAACAAGTATGAGAATTTGCACATGGTGTTAGGTAGACCGATACTAGAGAAATCAACAAACCTTTACGAGATCTAGTTACTTTTTGTCCGATGATCTCTACCAACCACTGCCGTCGTCGCTAACATCAATAGCACAATCATGTCTTCTCCATGCACACCACTA includes:
- the LOC136459996 gene encoding uncharacterized protein encodes the protein MGNAGSAPDQAKNSVDGAGAADAEARRGPPSTVRFFPDAESHKARQPPSIKLEEEEGVPPPPATEEEMAPRNLWQVYALGAFIVLRWAWAKWKENQDREDSPDGRDGDAPDRST
- the LOC136459997 gene encoding UDP-D-apiose/UDP-D-xylose synthase, whose translation is MSSSSSPSPAAATARLDLDGNPIAPLTICMIGAGGFIGSHLCEKLMAETRHVVLAVDVYCDKIRHLVDPAPPHLAGRISFHRLNIKNDSRLEGLIKMADLTINLAAICTPADYNTRPLDTIYSNFIDALPVVKYCSENSKRLIHFSTCEVYGKTIGSFLPKDHPLRKEPEFYVLKEDESPCIFGPIVKQRWSYACAKQLIERLIFAEGAENGLEFTIVRPFNWIGPRMDFIPGVDGPSEGVPRVLACFSNNLLRREPLKLVDGGQSQRTFVYIKDAIEAVVLMIENPARANGHIFNVGNPDNEVTVRELAQMMTEVYANVSGEAPLDEPMIDVSSSQFYGEGYDDSDKRIPDMTIINKQLGWNPKTPLKDLLETTLTYQHKTYKEAVKRQMSQASATS